The following coding sequences lie in one Vibrio aerogenes genomic window:
- a CDS encoding YbhB/YbcL family Raf kinase inhibitor-like protein: protein MKFRLFSAFCLLLFFVLPCRVGAVEQNVWYLAHAADKFRQGFIRVTNLSQTPGSIWLYGMDHKGKKTHTVTLTIKPQQTITLNSEDIEEGNKAKGLEKGIGPGTENWRLVLNSDLNFRVNSYERTGDGLVISLHDIVKSKDGQFDVPFFNPGSNKNQISVLRVYNVDNKRATVKITGKDDKGRSFGPVILSVTAQHIAEITAEELEKGSNIDLSSGLGNGSGKWRLSVSSKENIRLMSLLKDPKGHVSNLSSDAADDSHLSLYSRNFENGGVIPSRFSCTDVGGYNQPPAFVWSNAPVNTEKFALIMDDEIAPCGIHSDSCPHWSVVNIPGGVRMLNENAVVSSLGATENLDGYFGPCSKTNHAYSFTLYALGYGMPDISANILGQNGITRSMFESAYQAYILDKTTLMGVFRVAPEQDKAPSKKKGKTKVKP, encoded by the coding sequence ATGAAATTCAGGTTGTTTAGCGCCTTTTGTCTATTGTTATTTTTCGTCCTGCCTTGCCGGGTGGGGGCTGTTGAACAGAATGTCTGGTATCTGGCCCACGCTGCAGACAAGTTTCGTCAGGGGTTCATCCGGGTGACCAATTTGTCTCAGACGCCCGGCAGCATTTGGTTGTACGGTATGGATCATAAAGGTAAAAAGACGCACACAGTCACACTGACAATTAAACCACAGCAAACCATTACGCTGAATTCTGAAGATATTGAAGAAGGGAATAAAGCCAAAGGACTGGAAAAAGGTATTGGCCCGGGAACAGAAAACTGGCGTCTGGTTTTAAACAGTGATCTGAATTTCAGGGTGAACAGCTACGAGCGTACCGGAGATGGTTTGGTGATCAGCCTGCATGATATTGTTAAAAGTAAAGACGGGCAGTTTGACGTGCCGTTTTTTAATCCGGGTTCTAACAAAAATCAAATCAGTGTTCTGCGTGTTTATAATGTCGATAACAAAAGAGCAACGGTAAAAATTACCGGCAAAGATGACAAAGGCCGGTCATTCGGGCCGGTGATCTTGTCGGTTACTGCCCAACACATCGCTGAAATTACTGCCGAAGAGCTGGAAAAAGGCAGTAATATTGATTTATCTTCCGGGCTTGGTAATGGTTCCGGCAAATGGCGGTTATCGGTGTCATCGAAAGAAAACATCCGGTTGATGAGTTTATTGAAAGATCCCAAAGGGCACGTGTCCAACTTATCCTCTGATGCTGCCGATGATTCTCACTTGTCGTTGTACTCGCGGAATTTTGAAAATGGCGGTGTGATTCCGTCCCGTTTCTCCTGTACGGATGTCGGCGGATATAACCAGCCTCCTGCATTTGTCTGGAGCAATGCCCCGGTTAATACAGAAAAATTTGCCCTGATTATGGATGATGAAATTGCGCCGTGTGGCATCCATTCTGATTCATGCCCACACTGGAGTGTGGTGAATATTCCCGGTGGTGTGCGGATGTTAAATGAGAACGCCGTTGTCAGCAGTTTGGGGGCGACAGAAAATCTCGATGGTTACTTTGGGCCATGTTCAAAAACTAATCATGCCTATAGTTTTACGCTTTATGCTCTCGGCTATGGAATGCCTGACATTTCAGCCAATATTTTGGGACAAAACGGGATTACCCGCAGCATGTTTGAATCAGCGTATCAGGCCTATATTCTGGATAAAACGACCCTGATGGGTGTCTTTCGTGTCGCACCTGAGCAAGATAAAGCCCCGTCGAAAAAGAAAGGCAAGACCAAAGTGAAGCCATAA
- a CDS encoding AzlD domain-containing protein, protein MVMAEIIILACVVFLSRYLFLAPGIPLKPGAGLQRFLSYSGPAVLSVIWAPIVFMPAQKLWINWHNPYLWGALLAGMIAWKTKNVLFTTVSSMAVFLVLHLWVLPDVNFHLPG, encoded by the coding sequence ATGGTCATGGCAGAAATTATTATTCTGGCTTGTGTTGTTTTTCTCAGCAGGTATTTGTTTCTTGCGCCGGGTATTCCCCTCAAGCCCGGGGCTGGATTGCAGCGTTTTTTAAGTTATTCCGGTCCTGCTGTTTTAAGTGTGATCTGGGCTCCGATCGTTTTTATGCCGGCCCAGAAGTTATGGATAAACTGGCACAATCCGTATCTGTGGGGAGCGCTTCTGGCTGGTATGATTGCGTGGAAAACAAAAAATGTACTGTTTACCACGGTCAGCAGTATGGCTGTGTTTTTAGTATTGCATTTATGGGTGTTACCTGACGTTAATTTTCATCTGCCCGGATGA
- a CDS encoding AzlC family ABC transporter permease: protein MDMTTESIQPRSAWNLFIKGAIAMMPLSIAVLPWGILAGSYALDSGLSPLQGQALSAIMFAGSAQLVSIGMFSAGAGLLSLLITIVFITSRHLLYSMSMRDRISPLPLRWRVVLGFLLTDELFAVMNQREQKAFNRWYALGAGLSFYLIWNLATLAGLIAGHMIPDLNSLGLDFAIAATFIAIVIPQVTSLPVFVTVFVALLMSIVLNAFQVEGSLVIASLCAMVAGYTTDRCRGGC, encoded by the coding sequence ATGGACATGACAACAGAGAGTATTCAACCCCGTTCCGCCTGGAATCTGTTTATCAAAGGAGCGATTGCAATGATGCCATTGAGCATTGCGGTGCTTCCCTGGGGGATTTTAGCAGGTTCTTATGCGCTGGATTCAGGCTTGTCCCCATTGCAGGGACAGGCACTGTCGGCCATTATGTTTGCTGGTTCTGCCCAGTTGGTTTCAATTGGGATGTTCAGTGCCGGAGCCGGATTACTGTCGCTGCTGATTACGATTGTATTTATTACTTCCCGTCACCTTTTGTATAGTATGTCGATGCGTGACCGCATCAGCCCGCTACCGCTTCGCTGGCGGGTTGTTCTGGGTTTTTTACTGACAGATGAGTTGTTTGCTGTCATGAATCAACGGGAGCAGAAAGCGTTTAATCGCTGGTATGCCCTCGGCGCCGGGCTGAGTTTTTATCTTATCTGGAATCTTGCCACGCTTGCGGGGCTGATTGCCGGTCATATGATACCAGACCTGAATTCACTGGGGCTTGACTTCGCTATTGCGGCGACCTTTATTGCGATTGTGATTCCCCAGGTGACGTCGTTACCTGTATTTGTCACCGTGTTTGTTGCATTGCTCATGTCCATTGTGCTGAATGCATTTCAGGTGGAAGGGAGTCTGGTGATCGCCAGTTTGTGTGCCATGGTCGCAGGTTATACGACAGACAGATGCCGTGGAGGTTGCTAA
- a CDS encoding methyl-accepting chemotaxis protein: MMWKSLKFRYQIGIPLLLMTLILIGVSTFNLLGIKDLEDNIKLFSSSLMPAQSSVLNADRDLYQALEAQQDILISGEKVLQDAKTRFDENAQQVFDRMHQYLDKTAMFPEIRSEFSDFDRQFNQWRNRASRLFTLVQSGKKEEAIQEYLALKKDFSVIRDQLDNAGELVGKIAGEKKAHAISLAVEREEWNIIFGVLSVVIGAVFVYLIPKFISDSLHAIQEKIKDISQGEGDLVTRLPAEGDNELSMLERSVNMLLEQLQLLIKNAVQNVSELNRENTGLNQLIQKTGGISHSQVHHLEVLFESFEQINQAVREISTNAQNTSSQSEDAKNAAASGMSLVDQNQGMNSELAQHFQSARDKIESLAEDTEQITSVLDVIRGIADQTNLLALNAAIEAARAGEQGRGFAVVADEVRTLAKRTQDSTEDIQSMISRLIQGVQETQQAMQAGSGLMGESVQMADTMHNAFKEIEQLISVVQDMNIQIAAATEEQSSVIEDVNGRMHDLKAKTDEANTISETVSASSHHVSDIARQLANSMGKFKV, translated from the coding sequence ATGATGTGGAAAAGTCTGAAATTCAGATATCAAATTGGGATACCATTACTCCTGATGACATTAATATTAATTGGTGTCAGTACATTTAATCTATTAGGAATAAAAGACTTAGAGGATAATATCAAACTTTTCTCATCCTCTTTAATGCCAGCCCAAAGCAGCGTTTTAAATGCAGACCGGGATTTATATCAGGCTTTGGAAGCACAGCAGGATATCCTGATTTCAGGAGAGAAAGTTCTTCAGGATGCCAAAACACGCTTCGATGAGAATGCACAGCAAGTCTTTGATCGAATGCATCAATATCTCGACAAAACGGCAATGTTCCCCGAAATTCGCTCTGAATTCTCTGACTTTGACCGTCAGTTTAATCAATGGAGAAACAGAGCATCACGTTTATTTACTCTGGTCCAGTCTGGTAAAAAAGAGGAAGCAATTCAGGAATATCTGGCGCTGAAAAAAGATTTCTCTGTTATCAGGGATCAATTAGACAATGCGGGTGAATTAGTCGGCAAAATTGCCGGAGAAAAGAAAGCGCATGCCATATCACTGGCTGTTGAACGGGAGGAGTGGAATATCATATTTGGTGTTCTTTCCGTGGTTATTGGTGCTGTTTTTGTTTATCTGATTCCCAAATTTATTTCAGATTCACTGCATGCCATTCAGGAAAAAATTAAAGATATTTCTCAGGGAGAAGGTGATTTGGTGACCCGGTTGCCGGCCGAAGGTGATAATGAGCTCTCCATGCTCGAACGCAGTGTTAATATGTTGCTCGAACAACTGCAGCTTCTGATCAAAAATGCGGTCCAGAATGTGTCTGAACTCAATCGTGAAAATACCGGTTTAAACCAGCTGATTCAGAAAACCGGCGGCATTTCACATAGTCAGGTACATCATCTGGAGGTGTTATTTGAATCATTTGAACAGATTAATCAGGCTGTCAGGGAAATCTCAACCAATGCGCAGAATACCTCTTCTCAAAGCGAAGATGCAAAAAATGCAGCCGCATCCGGTATGTCACTGGTTGATCAAAATCAGGGAATGAATTCTGAGCTGGCTCAGCATTTCCAGAGTGCCAGAGATAAAATTGAGTCACTGGCAGAAGATACTGAGCAAATCACATCGGTTCTGGATGTGATTCGCGGGATCGCCGATCAAACGAATCTGCTGGCGCTTAACGCTGCCATTGAAGCGGCCCGTGCCGGTGAACAGGGACGTGGGTTTGCAGTGGTTGCCGATGAGGTGCGCACACTGGCAAAAAGAACTCAGGATTCAACTGAAGATATACAGTCAATGATCTCACGTCTGATTCAGGGCGTTCAGGAAACCCAGCAGGCTATGCAAGCCGGCAGCGGCCTGATGGGGGAATCGGTGCAAATGGCAGATACCATGCATAATGCATTTAAAGAAATTGAACAACTGATCTCCGTCGTTCAGGACATGAATATTCAAATTGCCGCCGCAACAGAAGAGCAAAGCTCTGTCATCGAAGATGTGAATGGCAGAATGCATGACCTGAAAGCGAAAACGGATGAAGCCAATACGATTTCTGAAACGGTGTCAGCCTCCAGCCATCATGTGTCGGACATTGCCCGACAGCTGGCAAACAGTATGGGGAAATTTAAAGTTTAA
- a CDS encoding YhfG family protein translates to MKYEFEILAALIQYKYPNIKLIANATGISERKVQSVIHTLTTELGLGIEKVTEKAADDPISYLHVRSWGIFESGNALKKQLISLDLVKAKSARLETMKKRKTALGSFPEKKAYSDAVKVQNYQESMRLEGIHPASFSPEQDKQQLKRKREALIKLYTTKAQEQLRHVG, encoded by the coding sequence GTGAAGTATGAATTTGAAATATTGGCGGCACTTATCCAGTATAAATATCCAAATATAAAACTCATCGCCAATGCAACCGGCATTTCAGAAAGGAAGGTACAATCTGTCATTCATACTTTAACAACGGAGCTGGGTCTGGGGATTGAGAAAGTCACAGAAAAAGCGGCTGACGATCCAATCAGCTATCTGCACGTCCGATCATGGGGTATTTTCGAGTCAGGCAATGCGCTGAAAAAACAGCTCATCTCACTCGATCTTGTCAAAGCAAAATCAGCCCGGCTCGAAACCATGAAAAAACGCAAAACTGCACTCGGTTCATTCCCGGAAAAAAAAGCGTATTCAGATGCTGTCAAAGTGCAGAATTATCAGGAAAGTATGCGGCTGGAAGGCATACATCCCGCATCTTTCAGTCCGGAGCAGGATAAACAACAACTCAAAAGAAAAAGAGAAGCGCTGATCAAACTCTACACGACAAAAGCTCAGGAGCAATTACGTCATGTCGGATAA
- a CDS encoding putative adenosine monophosphate-protein transferase Fic — protein MSDKYGAGDDPYCYPGTRVLKNKLSIQQASLLEEAERDLSCVAAASIDFAEPPYDLSYLCEIHTRLFEDLYDWAGELRRVDITKGTTRFCNMSFVEKQANQLFSALAKEHYLADLSYDRFIDRLAFYYCELNMIHPFREGNGRAQRVLFEHLTINAGFKISFETVNAGEWIEANIRGVDCDYSKMKSILNICISY, from the coding sequence ATGTCGGATAAATATGGTGCCGGGGATGACCCTTATTGCTATCCCGGAACACGGGTGCTGAAAAATAAACTCTCAATTCAGCAGGCCAGCCTGCTTGAAGAGGCTGAGCGGGATCTGAGTTGTGTGGCAGCCGCATCCATTGACTTTGCTGAACCGCCTTATGATTTAAGTTATCTGTGTGAAATACACACCCGTTTATTTGAGGACCTGTACGACTGGGCTGGTGAACTGAGACGGGTTGATATCACCAAAGGCACCACCCGGTTCTGTAACATGTCATTTGTTGAAAAGCAGGCAAATCAGCTGTTTTCTGCATTGGCAAAAGAGCACTATCTGGCTGATCTGAGCTATGACCGCTTTATTGACAGGCTGGCTTTTTATTATTGTGAACTCAACATGATTCATCCCTTTCGTGAAGGAAACGGCAGAGCACAACGGGTTTTGTTTGAACATCTGACAATCAATGCGGGCTTTAAAATTTCTTTTGAGACAGTCAATGCCGGGGAGTGGATAGAAGCCAATATTCGCGGTGTCGACTGTGATTACTCCAAAATGAAGTCAATCCTGAATATTTGCATTTCGTACTGA
- a CDS encoding histidine phosphatase family protein — MEIVFVRHGTPDYTLADQRQMTQLEKDYAPLTRDCIPFICSQSQKAVFAGADLMISSPYTRALQTAEILNRPLGLPLFVEHDLREWRADLAGGYIDLSERDRRWQEYRSGIKSGGTQPDALYESAVDLRSRALKVLQRYKDCKKVIVVAHFNVLESVLGYQKDGIGCGEFKVFSLQAVVSVQDTV, encoded by the coding sequence ATGGAAATTGTTTTTGTCCGGCATGGAACACCGGATTATACGCTGGCAGACCAGCGGCAGATGACTCAGCTCGAAAAGGATTATGCGCCACTTACCCGCGATTGTATCCCATTCATTTGCTCTCAGTCACAGAAGGCGGTATTTGCCGGTGCTGATCTCATGATTTCATCCCCTTATACCCGGGCACTTCAAACTGCTGAAATTCTCAACAGACCTCTGGGGCTGCCATTGTTTGTTGAACATGATCTCAGGGAATGGCGGGCAGATCTGGCTGGTGGATATATTGATTTAAGCGAAAGAGACCGTCGCTGGCAGGAATACCGGTCAGGGATAAAGTCTGGTGGCACTCAGCCGGATGCGTTATACGAATCCGCAGTGGATTTGAGAAGCCGGGCTCTGAAGGTTTTACAGCGATACAAGGATTGTAAAAAAGTGATTGTGGTTGCTCACTTTAATGTACTGGAAAGTGTGCTTGGTTATCAGAAAGATGGGATTGGATGTGGTGAGTTCAAAGTTTTCTCCCTTCAGGCTGTTGTCTCAGTTCAGGATACGGTATAA
- a CDS encoding TA system antitoxin ParD family protein, producing MATSIWLDNNLVENARAIGQSQSRSAAKQIEHWVYIGRMMEENPNLLKTLIRQTDKEIHQPDTE from the coding sequence ATGGCAACAAGTATTTGGTTAGATAATAATCTGGTAGAAAATGCCAGAGCAATAGGTCAGTCACAGTCCAGATCTGCGGCGAAACAAATTGAGCACTGGGTATATATCGGCCGTATGATGGAAGAGAATCCGAACTTACTTAAGACATTGATCAGGCAGACAGATAAAGAAATTCATCAACCGGATACCGAGTAA
- a CDS encoding PQ-loop repeat-containing protein, whose product MTIIDIIGYIPAIIFPVATLSQLFHLLKTKSADGVSLITWIAFATGNVSLYIYTEKYNELQTIAGLLLTAILQIAIVVLILKYRRPKPVRVSEKKSD is encoded by the coding sequence GTGACTATTATCGACATTATTGGCTATATCCCGGCGATCATTTTTCCGGTAGCAACCCTTTCCCAGCTTTTTCATCTGCTTAAAACAAAATCTGCCGATGGCGTCTCTCTGATCACATGGATTGCCTTCGCAACAGGTAATGTTTCGCTCTATATTTACACCGAGAAATATAATGAGTTACAAACAATTGCCGGATTACTGTTAACCGCAATTTTGCAGATTGCCATTGTCGTATTGATACTCAAATACCGGAGGCCCAAACCAGTCCGGGTGTCAGAGAAAAAATCTGATTGA
- a CDS encoding methyl-accepting chemotaxis protein, with protein MFNISIKYRLYILSFIPLILTVVSMMIITGMKISELNTTQMQAVRTQMVKAKESELKSYVELADSALTQLKARHATREEAIQELSAIKFGKNGYMFGYDSQGTRLFLGSSNKGTGQNFWDAKDARNNFFIRDIVNNGKKPGGGFARYYFPKPGATEPTEKLSYNVYESQWDMVIGTGFYIDDVEQTIQSMDKRSEQATKEGLIAIVTTCAFVVILVALIAFFISRSILAPLKKFDTSIASFAGGHADLTARMESFHIPEFSNLSQNFNIFVTNLQSIVKNVTHVSQTISDETKQMTSRANEADTLAVAQREETEQVATAITEMTTTAHEISQNAMNAAESAQTADDRAKDALGTVDAAVNSVQILASQLEQASQVITRLESNVHLIASSLDVIQDIAEQTNLLALNAAIEAARAGAQGRGFAVVADEVRKLAGKTQQSTGSINDVLLRLRSATEEAVQAMQMSVSQSDTSVNQANAASQALEDIVHAIGTIMDMNALIATATEEQSQVGQDISERVTTISDQSHHSADIANDNRQISHTLNTQAGELIGLVNQFEV; from the coding sequence ATGTTTAACATTTCAATAAAATATCGTCTTTATATATTGTCATTTATTCCTTTGATTCTGACTGTTGTCAGCATGATGATAATTACCGGGATGAAAATATCAGAATTGAATACCACCCAAATGCAAGCTGTCCGCACCCAAATGGTCAAGGCTAAAGAGAGTGAACTGAAATCCTATGTTGAGCTGGCTGACTCAGCGTTGACACAGCTCAAAGCCCGTCATGCCACCAGAGAAGAAGCAATACAAGAGCTTTCTGCGATCAAATTTGGCAAAAATGGCTATATGTTTGGCTATGACAGCCAGGGCACCCGGCTTTTTCTGGGAAGCAGCAACAAGGGAACCGGACAAAATTTCTGGGATGCAAAAGATGCAAGAAACAACTTTTTTATCCGGGATATAGTGAATAATGGGAAGAAGCCTGGGGGTGGCTTTGCCCGATATTACTTCCCCAAACCTGGTGCAACCGAGCCGACGGAAAAACTCAGCTACAATGTCTACGAGTCTCAGTGGGACATGGTAATTGGCACCGGATTTTATATTGATGATGTTGAACAAACCATCCAAAGCATGGACAAGCGCTCTGAACAGGCCACAAAAGAGGGCTTGATTGCGATTGTCACAACTTGTGCCTTTGTGGTTATTCTGGTTGCCTTGATTGCTTTTTTCATCAGCCGCAGTATTTTGGCGCCACTGAAAAAATTCGATACATCAATTGCTTCTTTTGCCGGCGGGCATGCCGATTTAACAGCCAGAATGGAATCCTTCCATATCCCTGAATTCAGCAACCTCAGTCAAAACTTTAATATCTTTGTGACCAACCTTCAGTCCATTGTAAAAAATGTCACACACGTCAGCCAGACAATCTCAGATGAAACAAAACAGATGACATCCAGAGCAAACGAGGCTGATACTCTGGCAGTCGCACAGCGGGAAGAAACTGAGCAAGTCGCAACAGCGATTACCGAGATGACCACGACCGCGCATGAAATATCTCAAAATGCCATGAATGCTGCAGAATCAGCGCAGACCGCAGATGACCGGGCAAAAGACGCCTTGGGAACAGTTGACGCTGCCGTTAATTCCGTTCAAATACTGGCGTCACAGCTCGAACAGGCCAGTCAGGTTATTACCCGCCTGGAAAGCAATGTTCACCTGATTGCCTCTTCACTGGATGTGATTCAGGATATTGCCGAACAAACGAATTTACTGGCATTGAATGCTGCCATTGAAGCTGCCCGCGCAGGCGCGCAGGGGCGTGGATTCGCGGTTGTTGCTGATGAAGTCAGAAAACTGGCAGGAAAAACACAACAAAGTACCGGCAGTATTAACGATGTACTGCTCAGGTTAAGATCAGCGACAGAAGAAGCAGTGCAGGCCATGCAGATGAGTGTCAGTCAAAGTGATACCAGTGTAAATCAGGCAAATGCCGCAAGTCAGGCGCTGGAGGATATCGTTCATGCCATTGGCACTATCATGGATATGAATGCATTAATTGCCACTGCGACAGAAGAACAGAGCCAGGTTGGACAAGACATTTCCGAGCGCGTCACCACGATTTCAGATCAAAGTCATCATTCGGCAGATATCGCCAACGATAACCGCCAAATCAGTCACACTTTGAACACTCAGGCAGGTGAACTGATCGGGTTAGTCAATCAGTTCGAGGTTTGA
- a CDS encoding DUF2971 domain-containing protein, with translation MLSHLVQQLFSDTPRSTLYHYTTLGGLLGIVQSKVLWASDVRYMNDAAELHHTLGLLKQTIQERIQRGDEQAGLLKHFSHWINQRLNKGHMLFAASFRANGNLLSQWRGYSTVGKGVSLGFHPEHIIHWAREQQFQAGRCIYDPYRQKQLVEQAVDAVCRMNLPEEALFAAVETDLLRLAVLLKHPSFREEDEWRVILPVVHHELDVRVKFREGNAMLKPYTEFALYSAEQPMALEHVYLGPGPDPTLSVNSLHLFFHQHQLMPCRGIADSNIPYRAC, from the coding sequence ATGTTAAGTCATCTTGTACAGCAGCTCTTCAGTGATACTCCGCGCTCGACCTTGTATCACTACACGACGCTTGGTGGTTTGTTAGGTATTGTTCAGTCAAAAGTACTGTGGGCCAGCGATGTTCGCTACATGAATGATGCCGCTGAGCTGCATCACACGCTGGGGTTACTGAAGCAGACGATTCAGGAAAGAATTCAACGGGGAGATGAACAGGCCGGTTTGCTGAAGCATTTTTCCCACTGGATTAATCAACGTCTGAATAAAGGGCATATGTTGTTTGCTGCCTCTTTCCGGGCGAACGGTAATTTGCTGAGTCAGTGGCGTGGGTACAGTACTGTAGGGAAAGGGGTCAGCCTTGGCTTTCATCCGGAACATATTATTCACTGGGCCAGGGAGCAGCAATTTCAGGCCGGGCGGTGCATCTACGACCCTTACCGGCAAAAGCAGCTGGTTGAACAGGCTGTCGATGCAGTCTGCAGAATGAACCTGCCGGAAGAGGCGTTGTTTGCGGCGGTAGAAACTGATTTGCTTCGTCTGGCTGTTTTACTGAAGCATCCGTCTTTCCGGGAAGAAGATGAATGGCGGGTGATTCTGCCGGTTGTCCATCATGAGCTGGATGTCAGGGTGAAATTCAGGGAAGGGAATGCGATGCTCAAACCCTATACCGAATTTGCGCTGTACAGTGCTGAGCAGCCAATGGCACTGGAGCACGTTTATCTGGGACCAGGGCCCGATCCGACACTCTCGGTCAATTCTTTGCATCTGTTTTTCCACCAGCATCAGTTAATGCCCTGCCGGGGGATTGCGGACAGCAACATTCCATACCGGGCGTGTTAA